A window from Ictalurus punctatus breed USDA103 unplaced genomic scaffold, Coco_2.0 Super-Scaffold_100046, whole genome shotgun sequence encodes these proteins:
- the LOC128630164 gene encoding E3 ubiquitin-protein ligase UBR2-like: MCVLLQVLHLIGMALMEEQQQLENIGDDDEVTFNFTLKISRPGEAPGNTPSILALLETLQSAPHLEVHKDMIRWILKMVVSIKTMRECTAAAPPCEGTGHCHKETVWDKDKA; the protein is encoded by the exons atgtgtgtgttgctacaGGTGCTGCACTTGATAGGCATGGCTCTGATGGAGGAGCAGCAACAGCTAGAGAACATTGGGGATGACGATGAAGTTACTTTCAACTTCACCCTGAAAATCTCCC GTCCCGGTGAAGCCCCCGGCAACACTCCAAGCATCCTGGCTCTGTTAGAGACCTTGCAGAGCGCGCCTCACTTGGAAGTGCACAAAGACATGATTCGCTGGATCCTTAAA atggtggttagcattaaaacgatgcgcgagtgcacagctgctgcacctccctgtgaaggaactgggcactgtcacaaggag actgtgtgggacaaagacaaagcatag